A window from Podospora bellae-mahoneyi strain CBS 112042 chromosome 1 map unlocalized CBS112042p_1.3, whole genome shotgun sequence encodes these proteins:
- a CDS encoding uncharacterized protein (EggNog:ENOG503PEAS; COG:S), with the protein MSSFWDGRVKARASTGDAWYAWLVILNCVTDFILLVLPLWLLAPLRIGFSQKAAIAAILVLADLLLGISIFRVVVVSQGWDKYDFTYRFAINYIWR; encoded by the exons ATGTCCTCTTTCTGGGATGGCCGGGTCAAAGCACGTGCATCCACAGGGGACGCCTGGTACGCCTGGCTCGTGATTTTGAACTGCGTTACCGATTTCATCTTGCTGGTCCTGCCGCTTTGGCTTTTGGCACCGTTGAGGATTGGCTTCTCGCAGAAGGCTGCCATTGCCGCGATATTGGTACTGGCGGATT tgttgttggggataAGCATATTTCGCGTTGTAGTGGTGTCACAGGGGTGGGATAAGTACGACTTTACCTATCGATTCGCCATCAACTACATATGGAGGTAG